In Brassica rapa cultivar Chiifu-401-42 chromosome A06, CAAS_Brap_v3.01, whole genome shotgun sequence, a single window of DNA contains:
- the LOC103873877 gene encoding NAC domain-containing protein 104 gives MNLPPGFRFFPTDEELVVHFLQRKASLLPCHPDVIPDLDLYLYDPWDLPGKALGEGRQWYFYSRKTQQRVTSNGYWGSMEIDEPIFTSSTHKKVGIKKYFTFYLGNSKTNWIMQEYSLPDSSSSSKRSSKRSGRGSTSSSHKTDYSKWVICRVYEQNCSEEEDDDGTELSCLDEVFLSLDDLDEVSLP, from the exons ATGAATTTACCACCTGGATTCAGGTTTTTCCCAACGGACGAAGAACTCGTCGTCCACTTTCTCCAGCGCAAAGCCTCACTCTTGCCTTGTCATCCTGACGTCATCCCCGACCTCGATCTTTACCTTTACGATCCTTGGGACCTTCCCG GTAAAGCTTTGGGAGAAGGGAGGCAATGGTACTTCTATAGTAGAAAGACGCAACAAAGAGTGACAAGCAATGGGTATTGGGGATCAATGGAAATAGACGAGCCAATCTTCACAAGCTCCACACACAAGAAAGTTGGCATCAAAAAGTATTTTACTTTCTATCTTGGAAATTCTAAAACTAACTGGATCATGCAAGAATATTCCCTcccagattcttcttcttcctctaagaGATCTTCTAAGAGATCAGGCCGTGGTTCTACTAGTTCTAGTCACAAAACC GATTATAGCAAGTGGGTGATATGCAGAGTGTATGAACAAAATTGCAGTGAGGAAGAGGATGATGATGGGACAGAACTCTCATGTTTGGATGAAGTGTTTTTGTCTTTAGATGATCTTGACGAAGTAAGCTTACCGTGA
- the LOC103873879 gene encoding filaggrin-2, whose translation MDLNESGLHFSRTNGITKLDNYGDTALSLKCLGSTRYNHKLCSDVSNCPDGGCGLVLGLGPTPPSYYYNVNKVSASSGTFQELSSGGNSILQLGPPAVTTMDAFSSLDCSLLTYTETNMSQADEGSTSAKRSGGYMSSLLFAPRTETVRKPSRMQECSNNSQLSHHESEFSERTVSATSSQHRTTNPKKCKFMGCTKGARGASGLCIGHGGGQRCQKAGCNKGAESKTTFCKAHGGGKRCQHLGCTKSAEGKTDYCISHGGGRRCGFPEGCGKAARGKSGLCIKHGGGKRCRIEGCTRSAEGQAGLCISHGGGRRCQSPGCTKGAQGSTNYCKAHGGGKRCIFAGCTKGAEGSTPLCKAHGGGKRCMFDGGGICPKSVHGGTSFCVAHGGGKRCVVAGCTKSARGRTDCCVKHGGGKRCKSIGCEKSAQGSTDFCKAHGGGKRCSWGGDWKCEKFARGKSGLCAAHNSMAQEKGGSKIGLIGPGLFRGLVSTSSQTTATTTTTDHSQSGVSAVSDCTDSIDRSLHHQPEKRQKVMIPMQVLVPPSMKSLSFTEAERPETETNNNSSGRNIFDFMIPEERVHGGGLMSLLNGSMNQTLR comes from the coding sequence CGGTATTACAAAGCTTGACAATTACGGTGACACTGCTCTCAGCTTGAAATGCCTTGGAAGCACTCGCTACAACCATAAGCTTTGTTCTGACGTTTCTAATTGTCCTGATGGTGGTTGCGGCTTGGTTCTCGGTTTAGGTCCAACACCGCCCTCTTACTATTACAATGTCAACAAAGTGTCAGCTTCTTCTGGGACTTTTCAAGAACTCTCATCAGGAGGCAACTCAATTCTGCAACTCGGTCCTCCCGCAGTCACCACCATGGATGCTTTCAGCAGCCTTGATTGCTCGTTGCTGACATATACAGAGACTAATATGTCACAAGCTGATGAGGGTTCCACCTCTGCAAAGCGATCAGGTGGCTATATGTCATCGCTTCTCTTCGCTCCAAGGACTGAAACCGTTAGAAAACCTTCAAGAATGCAAGAGTGTAGTAATAATTCACAGCTGAGCCATCATGAGTCAGAGTTCTCTGAAAGAACGGTATCCGCCACATCTTCTCAGCACAGGACGACCAACCCCAAAAAGTGCAAGTTCATGGGATGCACCAAAGGAGCCAGAGGCGCATCAGGGCTCTGCATTGGCCACGGAGGTGGGCAGAGATGTCAAAAAGCAGGCTGCAACAAAGGCGCCGAGAGCAAAACTACATTCTGCAAAGCCCACGGTGGAGGAAAGAGATGCCAGCACTTGGGATGTACAAAAAGCGCTGAAGGAAAAACTGATTATTGTATATCTCACGGCGGTGGAAGACGCTGTGGGTTCCCTGAGGGATGCGGTAAAGCTGCGCGAGGCAAATCAGGGCTATGCATCAAACACGGTGGTGGTAAAAGGTGTAGGATCGAAGGATGCACAAGAAGCGCTGAGGGACAAGCCGGGCTTTGTATCTCCCACGGTGGTGGGAGGCGTTGTCAGTCTCCAGGGTGTACAAAAGGTGCTCAAGGGAGTACAAACTACTGCAAAGCTCACGGTGGTGGGAAGCGCTGCATATTCGCTGGGTGTACTAAAGGAGCAGAAGGTAGTACTCCGCTGTGCAAAGCTCACGGTGGAGGGAAACGTTGTATGTTTGATGGAGGTGGGATTTGTCCTAAGAGTGTCCACGGTGGGACGAGTTTCTGCGTAGCTCACGGTGGTGGGAAGAGGTGTGTGGTTGCAGGGTGTACGAAGAGCGCTCGTGGGAGGACTGATTGTTGTGTGAAGCATGGTGGTGGGAAACGGTGTAAGTCTATTGGGTGTGAGAAGAGTGCGCAAGGGAGTACTGACTTCTGCAAGGCGCATGGTGGAGGTAAGCGGTGCTCGTGGGGAGGAGATTGGAAGTGCGAGAAGTTCGCTAGAGGGAAGAGCGGTTTATGCGCTGCGCATAATAGTATGGCTCAGGAGAAAGGTGGAAGCAAGATTGGTTTGATTGGGCCTGGACTTTTCCGTGGACTTGTCTCTACCTCTTCTCAAACTACTGCTACTACTACTACAACTGATCATTCTCAGTCTGGAGTCAGTGCGGTCTCTGATTGCACAGACTCCATTGATCGCTCGCTACATCATCAGCCTGAGAAAAGGCAGAAGGTGATGATACCAATGCAGGTGCTTGTGCCTCCATCGATGAAATCTTTAAGCTTTACGGAGGCTGAGAGACCAGAAACAGAAACAAACAACAACAGCAGTGGAAGGAACATCTTTGACTTTATGATTCCGGAGGAGAGAGTTCATGGCGGTGGGCTAATGTCTCTGCTTAATGGCAGCATGAACCAGACACTCCGTTGA
- the LOC103873878 gene encoding uncharacterized protein LOC103873878: MMEKDESFVYNEQSPQSNQTWPMDMIRQRRFQHKMSSLLSPVTPKRGNYSVSSAKSLLKKYSKSDPVPGKQRFPVSCSDEGVLMDGVLVTSASEKKVSDSPSRLSSLGRSPRSSLVRSQHKNSSPRSLSGGNEEDTTRSQTSSGGKVKILANSPCTKLETPKATSSSNLNPTAEPFTFTPRPSQGLASPFPVRQLPFDHGPLIQWVNPPPHQQLRPSNSHLYQPPSYAYPRSLQVHDLYPTHHPFRSPRPIGYQMGYDPRIISLLPTKPLATNTSKPPVHTPISTTSSANLSTGNTTHDSRLDSSLSVDGGLETVTQKQDLSSPSGELETMTQKQGLLSPSDELVAMAAAELKTSTHKPDYSPSAGLGLGLGLETVTTEKDWSPSDDGLPRFTQAQTDFMRSQDRVLPDDAFQHYIYRKRLPVFTQLCSDDAEGCDDTTH; encoded by the exons ATGATGGAGAAAGATGAGTCATTTGTGTACAACGAGCAGAGTCCCCAAAGCAACCAGACGTGGCCGATGGATATGATCCGGCAGAGACGTTTTCAACACAAAATGTCATCTCTTTTGAGTCCCGTGACTCCTAAGAGGGGGAACTATAGCGTTAGCAGTGCCAAGTCTCTCCTCAAGAAGTACTCAAAGTCTGATCCAGTCCCTGGTAAGCAGCGCTTTCCGGTTTCATGCTCGGATGAGGGAGTCTTGATGGACGGTGTTCTGGTCACATCAGCCTCCGAAAAGAAAGTTTCAGATTCGCCTTCTAGATTGAGCTCTCTTGGACGGTCTCCACGTTCTTCACTCGTCCGGAGTCAACATAAGAATAGCAGCCCTAGGAGCCTATCAGGAGGAAACGAG GAGGATACCACTCGGTCTCAGACTTCTTCAGGTGGGAAAGTGAAGATCTTGGCAAATAGTCCTTGTACTAAACTAGAGACACCAAAG GCTACTAGTTCTTCAAATCTGAATCCCACTGCCGAACCATTCACCTTCACACCGAGACCTTCACAAGGACTAGCTTCTCCCTTCCCAGTCCGGCAACTTCCATTTGACCATGGTCCACTCATTCAATGGGTT AATCCGCCTCCGCACCAGCAGCTGCGTCCGAGCAATAGTCATTTATACCAGCCTCCGAGCTACGCTTATCCGAGATCACTACAAGTTCATGACCTCTATCCCACACATCACCCATTCAGGTCTCCTAGACCCATTGGCTACCAAATGGGTTATGACCCCAGAATCATCTCACTACTTCCCACAAAACCTCTCGCTACAAACACCAGCAAGCCACCTGTTCACACTCCCATATCTACTACCTCTTCAGCCAATCTCAGCACCGGTAATACCACCCATGACTCAAGACTAGACTCTTCACTTTCTGTTGATGGAGGACTCGAAACAGTGACACAAAAACAAGACTTGTCGTCACCTTCTGGTGAGCTTGAAACAATGACACAGAAACAAGGCTTGTTGTCACCTTCGGATGAGCTTGTCGCGATGGCTGCTGCTGAGCTCAAAACATCAACGCACAAACCAGACTATTCACCTTCTGCTGGACTTGGACTTGGACTTGGACTTGAAACTGTGACGACAGAGAAAGACTGGTCACCTTCTGATGATGGACTCCCAAGATTCACACAAGCTCAAACTGATTTTATGAGATCACAGGACAGAGTTCTCCCGGATGACGCTTTCCAGCATTACATATATAGAAAGAGACTGCCAGTATTCACTCAGCTTTGCTCGGATGACGCAGAAGGGTGTGATGACACCACCCATTAG